The following proteins come from a genomic window of Pelmatolapia mariae isolate MD_Pm_ZW linkage group LG17, Pm_UMD_F_2, whole genome shotgun sequence:
- the LOC134615931 gene encoding interferon-induced very large GTPase 1-like translates to MNEDIQSKSDDTAAPAENSIIKIQASSEANKKETSDNDASENEEEKKSCHRQFETLLSRLHLQDKLQLKFSVEDFFQIRPPIKQHHITSEKDLAQMFLYRLMMLDYRARCILVRPDSLEMAYLNPTVSEITETDDGDLEALLRTSVDTHEKEQTPLHPMDVQMAVYHCSDSFLKQIIIAKLAQCQYALPLLVPDPVSKEIVCPLWTFRQITKSWKVTQIEPDSQIVTMKNIPVYNAQTPLVSFFRLGSLSVSKSQLMNTLLNDRHSTFFHRNCLGSTKSRHLMDGVAEIAWYCPAGKPNDAFNDCIAFCNLHGDALSLQEQREILIEKSSINIFLVETLQKNKESSSFIATLFKSKKSLICVTVDDCCDVKTINGKYIIGLKDKNQADVSEQLKKIIREVLSSPDGSNLKPFFHLETMAELSGTRVDESDPACQRGKSAALQIMDLLTKDNMDVSKIKDEFLAVQGQLWCDWCKIHKQLFHLRGEIEKEKSQKQQELMRIRQKQCAASCSKLMELFIGSLSSLPPIDKEYFLKWTQILIDALSTNYLSLILRSYNTTWSEVLVLKNKHDKSDLLSRKQAELEDISKKLQSASFGLEHIFREMGQIYEAHREIQQERNNTDWSKYPELAAQLMISGYPMELMDGDAGHVPLTWISSLLEEVIKKLGDQRVFVLSVLGLQSSGKSTMLNTMFGLQFAVSAGRCTKGAFMQLLKVSEEMQKDFQTDYVLVVDTEGLCALELEGNATPHHDNELATFVVGLGNLTLINIFGENPSEMQDILQIVVQAFMRMKKVQLSPSCVFVHQNVTDVAAAEKNMDGKRRLQEKLDQMTKLAAEEEVCDAECFSDVIEFDVQKDVKYCAQLWEGSPPMAPPNPGYSESIQELKNVILSKASKSAGITLSQFKAKVEDLWNALLNENFVFSFKNTLEIAVYRKLEVQYGNWTWALRSKMLTTEEQLHNRIENGDLDKVEKTYLLEETSKTFKEIRKAIKTYFESDKDKEMLTQWRGRFEIKISEFYDEQVSRLKTKLDGVILQKKACKQLDDDKTGFENKLLQKSKELAQQLKDKVRDEEELNKQFNSVWSGWITELTADTKTVVDVNLEEDYCTILQELGFELAFVDESKRRGRYKKISEIGDYSDYLKTSGPKFLGTVVDLYKKYAFSSSFSFKEQQQVRSFIEKAENESLDALKSKPVATRGYTPTYLHKLAKHVKDEVEKFVSERKFALKKDFTVDLLLYMFDRAETWLLESHKKFKMRNDPLTYLESKEAQFSTVFRSFCKGNSSAVVLGELICEKLKASTVEALYNRTAIDLAHQMKCNFPAFSGNTLDLEKHILKSLAEKEVFDDFITYIKNPRRHTKAFITAAVEKYIFRDHKDEAVNLLEKNVLDINSLVSQALFTATQKVQTQGGDADRWLKEFSSALNDKLTLDPICSQNFSDINDFDFLKGEIEKGFAAIIVQMSTMSLENLKESRLKPDEILTDQLCKRCWVKCPFCSAVCINTIEDHSPDDHSVPFHRPNGIQGWHYKGTVELCITFCTTNVSSEGRFYPHNDSEESIPYKQYRTAGSKYAAWRITPDGSRLSYWKWFVCRFQNTLEEHYNLKFQGRGEIPDDWKTISKEEAIKSLDEMC, encoded by the exons ATGAATGAAGACATACAGTCAAAGAGCGATGACACTGCAGCACCAGCAGAAAACTCTATAATCAAGATTCAAGCGTCATCTGAAGCCAATAAGAAGg AAACGTCAGATAATGATGCGAGTGAAAATGAAGAGGAA AAGAAGTCATGCCATCGACAATTTGAGACACTGCTCAGCAGACTTCATCTTCAAGACAAACTCCAACTCAAGTTTTCAGTAGAAGATTTTTTTCAAATACGCCCACCTATAAAACAGCACCACATCACATCTGAGAAAGATCTAGCTCAGATGTTTCTCTACAGACTGATGATGTTAGACTACAGGGCCAGATGTATTCTTGTAAGACCAGACAGTCTTGAGATGGCCTATTTAAATCCCACAGTGTCTGAAATCACTGAGACGGATGACGGTGATTTGGAGGCGTTATTGAGAACAAGCGTAGACACACATGAGAAAGAACAGACTCCTCTGCATCCAATGGATGTTCAGATGGCAGTATATCACTGCTCAGACAGCTTTCTTAAACAGATCATAATTGCAAAGCTCGCTCAGTGTCAGTATGCCTTACCTTTGCTTGTTCCTGACCCAGTATCAAAGGAGATTGTGTGTCCTTTGTGGACATTCAGACAAATAACAAAAAGCTGGAAGGTAACTCAAATCGAACCTGACTCACAAATTGTCACCATGAAGAATATTCCAGTCTACAATGCTCAGACACCCTTGGTGTCATTTTTCCGCCTGGGTTCTTTGTCAGTGTCTAAATCTCAGCTGATGAACACTTTGCTCAACGATCGCcacagcaccttcttccacagaaACTGCCTAGGAAGCACCAAGTCTCGCCATCTGATGGATGGTGTGGCAGAGATTGCCTGGTACTGTCCTGCTGGAAAACCCAATGATGCCTTCAATGACTGCATTGCCTTTTGTAATCTTCATGGTGACGCGCTGTCACTTCAAGAACAGCGTGAAATATTGATTGAAAAATCCTCCATCAATATTTTTCTTGTTGAAActctgcagaaaaacaaagaaagtagTTCTTTCATAGCAACTCTTTTTAAGTCCAAGAAGTCGCTCATTTGTGTCACTGTTGATGACTGCTGTGATGTTAAGACAATAAATGGAAAATACATTATCGGGCTCAAAGATAAAAACCAAGCGGATGTAtctgaacagctgaaaaagatCATTAGAGAAGTTTTATCTTCTCCAGATGGTTCCAACTTGAAGCCATTTTTCCATCTTGAAACCATGGCTGAGCTCTCTGGAACCAGAGTGGATGAAAGTGACCCAGCCTGTCAAAGAGGGAAATCTGCTGCTTTGCAAATAATGGATCTGCTCACAAAAGACAACATGGATGTCTCAAAGATCAAAGATGAATTTCTTGCTGTTCAAGGGCAGCTCTGGTGTGACTGGTGCAAAATACACAAACAGCTGTTTCATCTTAGAGGAGAAATTGAAAAGGAGAAAAGTCAAAAGCAACAAGAACTGATGAGAATCCGTCAGAAACAATGTGCTGCTTCCTGCAGTAAACTGATGGAGTTGTTCATTGGAAGCCTTTCATCATTGCCACCAATAGACAAAGAATATTTCCTAAAATGGACTCAGATCTTAATAGATGCGCTCTCCACAAATTATCTTTCTTTGATTCTCAGAAGTTACAATACAACATGGTCTGAGGTCTTagttttgaaaaacaaacacgaCAAATCAGATTTGCTATCGAGAAAACAGGCTGAGCTTGAAGACATCTCCAAAAAACTGCAGTCTGCATCTTTTGGCTTGGAGCACATCTTCAGGGAAATGGGACAGATCTATGAAGCCCATAGAGAAATACAGCAGGAGAGAAACAACACTGACTGGTCTAAATATCCTGAGCTGGCTGCACAGTTGATGATATCAGGATATCCAATGGAGCTGATGGATGGAGATGCAGGTCACGTGCCTTTAACGTGGATCTCCAGTCTTTTAGAGGAAGTCATCAAGAAACTGGGTGACCAGAGGGTTTTTGTGTTGTCAGTTTTAGGCCTACAAAGCAGTGGAAAATCAACAATGCTGAACACCATGTTTGGTTTGCAGTTTGCAGTAAGTGCTGGCAGGTGCACCAAAGGTGCCTTTATGCAACTGCTCAAAGTATCAGAGGAGATGCAGAAAGACTTTCAGACCGACTATGTTCTAGTGGTGGACACTGAAGGACTCTGTGCTCTTGAGTTGGAAGGTAATGCCACTCCTCACCATGACAATGAACTGGCAACATTTGTTGTTGGTCTGGGAAACTTGACATTGATCAACATCTTTGGAGAGAATCCATCTGAGATGCAGGACATTCTGCAGATTGTTGTTCAGGCTTTCATGAGGATGAAGAAAGTTCAGCTTTCTCCcagttgtgtgtttgttcacCAGAATGTTACAGATgtggcagcagcagagaaaaacaTGGATGGAAAGAGACGCCTGCAGGAAAAACTGGACCAGATGACCAAGCtagcagctgaagaggaggtTTGCGATGCAGAGTGTTTCAGTGATGTAATTGAATTTGATGTGCAAAAAGATGTGAAATACTGTGCCCAGCTATGGGAGGGCAGTCCACCCATGGCTCCTCCAAATCCAGGTTACAGTGAGAGCATCCAAGAACTAAAGAACGTCATCCTGTCTAAAGCTTCAAAGTCTGCTGGAATTACACTCTCTCAGTTCAAGGCCAAAGTTGAGGACCTGTGGAATGCCCTTCTGAATGAaaactttgttttcagttttaaaaacacacttgaAATCGCAGTATACAGAAAACTTGAGGTTCAGTATGGGAACTGGACCTGGGCCCTTAGAAGCAAGATGTTGACCACTGAAGAACAGCTTCATAACAGAATTGAAAATGGGGATCTTGACAAGGTTGAGAAGACATATCTTTTGGAAGAAACGagcaaaacatttaaagaaattaggaaaGCGATAAAAACATACTTTGAGAGTGACAAGGATAAAGAAATGTTGACTCAGTGGAGAGGACGATTTGAAATCAAAATCAGTGAGTTTTATGATGAGCAGGTGagcagattaaaaacaaaacttgatgGAGTTATCCTGCAGAAGAAAGCATGTAAACAGTTGGATGATGATAAGACAGGCTTTGAGAACAAGCTGCTACAGAAGAGCAAAGAGCTCGCTCAGCAACTGAAGGATAAAGTCAGAGATGAAGAAGAGCTTAACAAACAGTTCAACTCTGTTTGGAGTGGCTGGATTACTGAATTAACAGCAGATACTAAAACAGTTGTAGATGTCAACTTGGAAGAAGATTATTGTACTATTCTTCAAGAACTCGGTTTTGAATTGGCTTTTGTAGATGAATCAAAAAGACGTGGGAGATACAAGAAAATATCTGAGATTGGTGATTATTCAGACTACCTAAAGACAAGTGGACCAAAATTTCTCGGGACTGTGGTAGATCTTTACAAAAAATATGCTTTCAGCAGTTCTTTCTCAtttaaagaacaacaacaagtcAGATCGTTCATCGAAAAAGCTGAAAACGAGTCCCTTGATGCACTGAAAAGTAAACCTGTAGCAACAAGAGGCTACACACCAACTTACTTGCATAAACTTGCCAAACATGTGAAAGACGAAGTCGAGAAATTTGTGTCAGAGAGGAAATTTGCTTTGAAGAAGGATTTTACAGTTGATCTCTTGCTGTATATGTTCGACAGAGCAGAGACTTGGCTTCTCGAGTCCcataaaaaattcaaaatgaggaATGATCCACTCACATATTTAGAAAGCAAGGAAGCACAGTTTTCCACAGTTTTTAGAAGCTTTTGCAAAGGAAACTCATCTGCTGTTGTCCTTGGAGAACTGATCTGTGAAAAGCTGAAAGCTTCCACTGTTGAGGCTCTCTACAACAGGACTGCCATTGATCTGGCTCACCAGATGAAGTGTAATTTCCCAGCATTCAGTGGCAACACTCTGGACTTGGAGAAACATATACTGAAGTCCCTCGCTGAGAAAGAAGTCTTTGATGATTTCATCACCTACATCAAAAACCCAAGGAGACATACAAAAGCTTTTATCACAGCAGCAGTAGAGAAGTACATCTTCAGAGATCACAAGGATGAAGCTGTGAATTTACTTGAGAAAAATGTTCTTGACATCAACTCACTTGTTAGTCAAGCTTTATTTACTGCAACACAGAAAGTCCAAACTCAGGGAGGAGACGCAGACAGGTGGCTGAAGGAGTTTTCCAGTGCGCTAAATGATAAGCTCACTCTGGATCCCATTTGTTCTCAAAACTTCAGTGACATAAACGATTTTGACTTTCTGAAGGGAGAGATAGAGAAAGGATTTGCTGCCATCATTGTGCAGATGAGCACCATGTCACTGGAAAACTTGAAGGAATCCAGACTGAAGCCTGATGAAATCCTCACAGATCAGCTCTGTAAGCGTTGCTGGGTAAAGTGTCCATTCTGTTCCGCTGTTTGTATCAACACTATTGAAGATCACAGTCCCGATGACCACAGCGTCCCTTTCCATCGACCTAATGGGATCCAAGGATGGCACTACAAAGGCACAGTGGAGTTGTGCATCACTTTCTGCACAACAAACGTTTCGAGCGAAGGCAGGTTTTACCCTCATAATGATTCAGAGGAAAGCATTCCTTATAAACAATACAGAACTGCTGGCTCAAAGTATGCCGCATGGAGAATTACCCCCGATGGGTCGAGACTATCGTACTGGAAATGGTTTGTGTGTCGATTTCAAAACACACTGGAAGAGCACTATAACCTAAAATTCCAGGGCAGAGGAGAGATTCCTGATGACTGGAAAACAATCTCTAAAGAGGAAGCCATTAAAAGCCTTGATGAAATGTGCTGa